In [Leptolyngbya] sp. PCC 7376, a genomic segment contains:
- a CDS encoding 3-hydroxyacyl-CoA dehydrogenase/enoyl-CoA hydratase family protein, whose translation MSKLYKPIRTAAVLGAGVMGIQIAAHLANAGLTVHLLELPAKQGRKNDLVEGAFKKALKRSPPMFYSKKMAKRVILGNYDEHWDRLADVDWVIEAVIENLDIKRDLMARLEKTVKTDAIISTNTSGLSIEAIAANCKPKFRKRFLGTHFFNPPRYLKLLELIPTAETDPLIVEHLSKFGRMVLGKGIVLAKDTPNFIANRIGVFVSFLALQSFTDGDYTIEEIDTLTGTLMGRPKSATFRTADLVGLDTLLYVSKNLYPAIPKDERREVFQVPELFGKLVETGSLGAKAGQGFYKKVDGEIRSLNPETFGYDSPKPMKLGNLDKLKKLELGDRLRKLYDDNGRAGKFFRNLMLQTLAYSANRVPEIADEPQMIDLAMKWGFGWEMGPFQIWDELGFNRIFGDLNSHNYFIPHWVKQMASMGHSRFYSENKTVYSPNRMTYQKLDGHDDEIHLADYRIDEKTLWQNSEMALLDLGDGIALCDLRSKANTLSAKVIEGFGDMLDYVTNHDEILGVVIGNDARNFCVGLNLGEVGKMVELENLNPFSRNHGGVRKLLEQVQAFVQRIHYFHKPIVAAVHGRALGGGCELAIACPHIVADAETYIGLVEMAVGLIPAGGGLMRWARWIAKTANGETPADLMPLLKKVFQTVGTATVSGSAHEGIELGFFPADTKIVMNGDRLLYVAKQEALCLHRLGYVPPAKDPIPVLGKSARTVLEHMVYTMKEGGYASDYDQMLAHRIAYVLTGGDLTEMAWVDDKYLLKLEGENFMPLIDEPKTKERIMHMLKTKKPLRN comes from the coding sequence ATGTCTAAACTGTATAAACCAATTCGCACTGCCGCTGTCCTTGGTGCGGGTGTGATGGGCATTCAAATTGCTGCTCATCTGGCTAATGCGGGTTTAACGGTACATCTCCTAGAATTACCAGCCAAGCAAGGTCGTAAAAATGATTTGGTTGAAGGGGCTTTTAAAAAAGCGCTCAAGCGATCGCCGCCAATGTTTTACAGCAAGAAAATGGCGAAGCGGGTCATCCTCGGGAATTATGACGAACATTGGGATCGGCTGGCGGACGTGGATTGGGTCATTGAAGCGGTCATCGAAAATCTGGATATTAAACGGGATTTGATGGCGCGTCTGGAAAAAACAGTTAAGACTGATGCCATTATTTCGACCAATACGAGTGGGCTATCCATTGAGGCGATCGCCGCGAATTGCAAACCAAAATTTAGGAAACGTTTTCTCGGGACACACTTTTTTAATCCGCCCCGTTATCTCAAATTATTAGAACTCATTCCGACGGCTGAAACTGATCCGCTGATTGTGGAGCACCTGTCGAAATTTGGGCGGATGGTTTTGGGCAAAGGCATTGTGCTGGCGAAGGATACACCGAATTTCATCGCCAACCGTATCGGTGTCTTTGTCTCATTCCTCGCCCTGCAAAGTTTTACCGACGGCGACTACACCATCGAGGAAATTGATACCCTCACTGGCACGCTGATGGGGCGGCCAAAATCGGCGACGTTCCGCACGGCTGATCTGGTGGGGTTGGATACGCTTCTCTATGTTTCAAAAAATCTCTATCCGGCCATTCCCAAGGATGAACGACGCGAGGTTTTCCAAGTGCCAGAGCTGTTCGGGAAGCTAGTGGAAACAGGTAGTCTAGGCGCAAAAGCTGGCCAGGGTTTCTATAAAAAAGTAGACGGCGAAATTCGGTCTCTCAACCCAGAAACCTTTGGGTACGACTCACCCAAACCGATGAAGTTGGGTAACCTCGATAAATTGAAGAAGCTAGAGTTGGGAGATCGCCTCCGCAAACTGTATGACGACAATGGGCGAGCAGGTAAATTCTTCCGGAATTTGATGTTGCAGACATTGGCCTATAGCGCGAATCGAGTGCCAGAAATTGCCGATGAACCGCAGATGATCGACCTCGCGATGAAATGGGGTTTCGGCTGGGAAATGGGGCCATTCCAAATTTGGGATGAGCTGGGCTTTAACCGCATTTTCGGCGATCTAAATAGCCATAATTATTTCATTCCCCACTGGGTGAAACAGATGGCTTCCATGGGTCACAGCCGTTTCTATAGCGAAAATAAAACGGTCTATTCGCCCAATCGGATGACCTACCAAAAACTGGATGGCCATGACGATGAAATTCATTTGGCGGACTATCGCATCGATGAGAAAACCCTCTGGCAAAATTCTGAAATGGCGTTACTCGACCTCGGCGATGGTATTGCGCTGTGTGACCTACGCTCTAAAGCCAATACCTTAAGCGCAAAAGTGATCGAAGGCTTTGGGGACATGCTCGATTATGTGACGAACCACGACGAAATTTTAGGCGTGGTAATCGGTAATGATGCCCGAAATTTCTGTGTGGGTTTGAATCTCGGCGAAGTGGGCAAGATGGTGGAATTAGAAAACCTCAACCCCTTCAGTCGCAACCATGGCGGTGTGCGCAAACTTCTCGAACAGGTGCAAGCTTTTGTGCAGCGCATCCATTATTTCCATAAACCGATTGTGGCGGCTGTCCATGGTCGTGCCCTCGGTGGCGGCTGTGAATTGGCGATCGCCTGCCCCCATATCGTCGCCGATGCGGAAACCTATATTGGTCTCGTGGAAATGGCAGTTGGTCTAATTCCGGCGGGTGGTGGCCTAATGCGTTGGGCGCGGTGGATTGCTAAAACAGCCAATGGTGAAACCCCAGCGGATCTAATGCCATTACTGAAAAAAGTCTTCCAGACCGTTGGTACAGCGACAGTTTCCGGTAGTGCCCACGAAGGCATCGAACTGGGTTTCTTCCCAGCCGACACCAAAATCGTGATGAATGGCGATCGCCTCCTTTATGTCGCCAAACAAGAGGCGTTATGTCTGCATCGATTGGGTTATGTGCCGCCCGCGAAAGATCCGATTCCGGTACTGGGCAAATCGGCGCGAACCGTTCTGGAGCATATGGTCTACACGATGAAGGAAGGGGGCTATGCCTCGGATTATGACCAGATGTTGGCGCACCGCATTGCCTATGTGTTGACGGGTGGTGACTTGACGGAGATGGCCTGGGTGGATGACAAATATCTTCTCAAATTGGAGGGCGAAAACTTTATGCCACTCATCGATGAGCCGAAGACCAAGGAGCGCATTATGCACATGCTCAAGACGAAGAAACCATTGCGGAATTAA
- a CDS encoding acetyl-CoA C-acyltransferase, which yields MNAYIVSVVRTAAGKAPRGSLKNVRADDLGATAVKGAISVVTDQLAATKNETSIIDLIDDVIMGCASPEAEQGFNVGRMIALRAGLPNHVAGVTVNRLCSSGLQAIAMAVQAINFGSADVIVAGGAESMSQIPMGGHNWLPNVDLFEDMPAAYLPMGLTAEKVATKFKVSREDQDAFALRSHQKALIAREKGYFKDEIVPITVRETRYVDGKSELVETIFEADEGIRADTSLSALADLRPVFHAKGSVTAGTSSQMSDGAAATVVMSEKMVQELGIKPIAKLLGFTAVGVDPEIMGIGPVAAVPKVLKQVGLTLEDIGLVELNEAFAAQSLAVIRELGLNEDLVNVNGGAIALGHPLGCTGAKLTATLLHEMQRRGVKYGLVTMCVGGGMGAAGVFENMML from the coding sequence ATGAATGCATACATCGTGAGTGTCGTCCGCACCGCCGCCGGAAAAGCCCCTAGGGGTAGCCTCAAAAATGTCCGCGCCGATGACCTCGGAGCCACTGCTGTTAAAGGTGCAATTTCAGTCGTCACTGATCAATTGGCAGCCACCAAAAACGAGACATCAATCATTGATTTAATCGACGATGTGATTATGGGCTGTGCTTCACCGGAAGCTGAACAGGGCTTTAATGTTGGGCGAATGATCGCGCTGCGGGCAGGCTTACCAAATCATGTCGCAGGGGTCACCGTAAATCGGCTTTGTTCGTCGGGATTACAGGCGATCGCCATGGCAGTCCAGGCGATTAATTTCGGGTCGGCGGATGTCATCGTGGCAGGTGGCGCAGAATCCATGAGCCAAATCCCGATGGGTGGTCATAATTGGCTGCCGAATGTCGATTTGTTTGAGGATATGCCAGCCGCCTATTTGCCGATGGGATTAACGGCGGAGAAAGTCGCCACCAAGTTTAAAGTTTCCCGCGAAGACCAAGATGCGTTTGCACTGCGGAGTCACCAGAAAGCTTTGATTGCCCGCGAAAAAGGCTATTTCAAAGATGAGATTGTGCCAATTACCGTCCGCGAAACCCGCTATGTCGATGGCAAATCGGAACTCGTTGAAACCATTTTTGAAGCCGACGAGGGAATCCGCGCCGATACCAGTTTGAGCGCCTTGGCAGATTTAAGACCTGTTTTCCATGCCAAAGGTTCTGTCACTGCCGGAACATCTTCTCAAATGTCCGATGGGGCAGCCGCGACGGTGGTGATGAGCGAAAAAATGGTGCAGGAACTGGGCATTAAACCAATCGCGAAATTACTCGGTTTTACGGCGGTGGGCGTTGACCCGGAAATTATGGGCATTGGCCCGGTCGCAGCAGTGCCGAAAGTTCTCAAACAAGTCGGTTTAACCTTAGAAGATATTGGACTTGTTGAGCTAAACGAAGCCTTTGCCGCCCAATCCCTCGCTGTGATTCGGGAGCTGGGTCTCAACGAAGATCTGGTGAATGTAAATGGTGGGGCGATCGCCCTCGGTCATCCATTGGGTTGTACTGGCGCGAAGTTGACCGCAACATTACTCCACGAAATGCAACGACGCGGCGTGAAATATGGCCTGGTCACCATGTGCGTTGGTGGTGGTATGGGGGCGGCTGGTGTGTTCGAAAACATGATGCTGTAA
- a CDS encoding acyl-CoA dehydrogenase codes for MNGFYYLPHVTPSLVGTMVLGGFLLALSIFLFPVLRRNLITRWIFAGIQKLKLLPKISNTEKEAIEAGNAWVEKEFFTGKPDWKFILNETYPKVDREIQDFLDNQVETACEMATDWQIYQHKDLPPELWKYLKHEKFFGMMIPKEYGGLGFSNLAYSAVMMKLASRSFTHVATVGVTNSLGPAKLLIRYGTPEQKARYLPRLAIGEEMPCFALTEPNAGSDAASLVSKGEVFKGEDGKLYLKLNWKKRYITLGAIATLLGLAVRVYDPDHLLGKGEDVGITCVLVPTDTEGVVINQRHDPMGVPFYNSPTEGHDVILPVEQIIGGVENAGKGWRMLMQSLAAGRGVSFPASCTGVAKLVARVASAHSVNRKQFGLSIGKFEGIEEPLTRIAGFTYMLDALRLYTCGAVDNNKQPAISAAIAKYISTELGRKIVMDGMDILGGSGICRGERNLLANVYTAMPIAITVEGANILTRTLMIFGQGAIRCHPYIYDEIQALNDKDLAAFDRTLWSHLSSFATNKFRAFMLSLSGGTLTLSPVSGATAKYYRKLTFASTVFALLSDFALVAYGGKLKRKEKLTGRFADALTWMYLATCTLRRYEASGQPREELPLVHWSLQYALYQVQMAFEGILNNIDLPVVGGMLRSTSLPWVRWNKLSDLPSDRLGHDVAQLLRNNRFIRERLTEGIYVPQAETEALGRLEKAFTLVHASQPILRKIKGAIAEGLLPKDRPEKLLDLAQMRDVITKSELELVQKAELARNDAIQVDAFDLEEYALKEKVSKLLK; via the coding sequence ATGAATGGTTTTTATTATCTGCCCCATGTCACCCCATCCCTCGTGGGGACAATGGTTTTAGGGGGATTTCTCCTCGCACTATCAATCTTTCTCTTCCCTGTTTTGCGGCGAAATCTAATCACTCGCTGGATTTTTGCCGGGATTCAAAAACTAAAACTCTTACCGAAAATTTCTAACACCGAAAAAGAGGCCATCGAAGCAGGTAATGCCTGGGTCGAAAAAGAATTTTTCACAGGCAAACCCGACTGGAAATTTATCCTCAATGAAACCTATCCAAAAGTAGACCGCGAAATCCAAGATTTTCTGGATAACCAAGTCGAAACTGCTTGTGAAATGGCGACGGATTGGCAGATTTATCAACACAAAGATTTGCCGCCAGAACTCTGGAAATATCTCAAACACGAAAAATTCTTTGGCATGATGATTCCCAAGGAATATGGTGGTTTGGGATTTTCTAATTTGGCCTACAGCGCCGTGATGATGAAACTAGCATCACGCTCCTTTACCCATGTCGCAACGGTCGGTGTTACCAATTCTCTCGGCCCCGCAAAACTCCTGATTCGCTACGGCACACCAGAACAAAAAGCCCGATATTTACCACGATTAGCTATCGGCGAGGAAATGCCTTGCTTTGCTCTCACCGAACCGAACGCGGGATCTGATGCGGCCAGTTTGGTGTCCAAAGGCGAGGTGTTTAAAGGGGAAGACGGCAAACTTTACCTCAAACTAAATTGGAAAAAACGCTACATCACCCTCGGGGCGATCGCCACATTATTGGGCTTAGCAGTGCGGGTTTATGACCCAGACCATTTGCTGGGCAAAGGCGAAGATGTGGGCATTACCTGTGTGCTGGTGCCGACGGATACCGAGGGTGTGGTGATTAACCAGCGCCATGACCCAATGGGCGTGCCGTTCTACAATTCGCCGACGGAAGGCCATGATGTCATTTTGCCCGTCGAGCAAATTATTGGCGGTGTCGAAAATGCGGGTAAAGGCTGGCGGATGTTAATGCAATCATTGGCCGCTGGTCGTGGAGTTAGTTTCCCTGCAAGTTGTACCGGAGTCGCAAAATTGGTGGCTCGCGTCGCTAGTGCCCACAGCGTCAATCGCAAACAATTTGGGCTATCCATCGGCAAGTTTGAGGGCATCGAAGAACCCCTCACCCGCATCGCTGGTTTCACCTATATGCTCGATGCGTTGCGGCTCTACACCTGTGGCGCAGTCGATAACAACAAACAACCCGCCATTTCTGCGGCGATCGCCAAATATATTAGTACCGAGCTAGGCCGCAAAATTGTGATGGACGGCATGGATATTTTGGGTGGTTCCGGTATTTGTCGTGGCGAACGCAATTTACTCGCCAATGTTTATACCGCGATGCCTATTGCTATTACCGTCGAAGGCGCAAATATTCTGACACGCACCCTAATGATCTTTGGTCAGGGCGCAATTCGTTGTCACCCCTATATTTACGACGAAATCCAAGCCTTAAACGACAAAGATTTAGCGGCTTTTGATCGCACATTGTGGTCACATCTCAGTTCCTTTGCCACCAATAAATTCCGCGCTTTTATGTTGAGTCTTAGCGGCGGCACATTAACCCTCTCCCCAGTCTCCGGCGCAACCGCAAAATACTACCGCAAACTAACTTTTGCCTCCACCGTTTTTGCCTTACTCAGTGACTTTGCTCTTGTGGCCTATGGCGGCAAACTGAAGCGCAAAGAGAAATTAACGGGACGTTTTGCAGATGCCCTCACCTGGATGTATCTCGCCACTTGCACCCTCCGTCGCTATGAAGCCAGTGGTCAACCCAGAGAAGAATTACCGCTTGTCCACTGGAGTTTGCAATATGCTCTCTACCAAGTCCAGATGGCATTTGAAGGCATTTTGAATAATATCGATCTGCCCGTTGTTGGTGGAATGTTGCGCAGTACTTCGTTGCCATGGGTGCGCTGGAATAAACTTAGCGATTTACCGAGTGATCGCCTTGGCCATGATGTCGCCCAACTCTTGCGCAATAACCGATTTATTCGCGAACGTTTAACCGAAGGCATCTATGTGCCCCAAGCCGAAACCGAAGCCCTCGGACGACTCGAAAAAGCTTTTACGCTTGTTCATGCCAGCCAACCAATTCTGAGAAAAATCAAAGGGGCGATCGCCGAAGGACTATTACCGAAAGACAGACCAGAAAAACTCCTTGATCTCGCCCAAATGCGTGATGTTATTACCAAATCTGAATTAGAGTTAGTCCAAAAAGCTGAACTTGCCCGTAATGATGCGATTCAAGTTGACGCATTTGATTTAGAAGAATATGCCCTCAAAGAGAAAGTATCGAAGCTATTGAAGTAG
- the cynS gene encoding cyanase — MAISEVTEKLLAAKKAAGISFADLEAKIGCDEVWIASVFYRQASASLEEATKMVEAIGADASLIEPLTECPVKGGLDPVVPTDPFIYRFYEIMQVYGMPVKAVVHEQFGDGIMSAIDFSIDVEREEDPKGDRVKVIMCGKFLPYKKW; from the coding sequence ATGGCAATTTCTGAAGTAACGGAAAAGCTTTTGGCTGCGAAAAAAGCTGCTGGTATTTCTTTTGCGGATCTAGAAGCAAAGATAGGCTGTGATGAGGTGTGGATTGCCTCTGTGTTCTATCGTCAAGCGAGTGCTTCTTTGGAAGAGGCAACAAAGATGGTGGAAGCAATTGGTGCTGATGCGTCTTTGATTGAGCCTTTGACTGAGTGCCCTGTGAAGGGTGGTTTGGATCCTGTTGTTCCGACTGATCCGTTCATCTATCGTTTCTACGAAATCATGCAGGTTTATGGAATGCCTGTGAAGGCGGTTGTTCATGAGCAGTTTGGTGATGGCATCATGAGTGCGATTGACTTCTCCATCGATGTTGAGCGCGAAGAAGATCCTAAAGGCGATCGCGTCAAAGTCATTATGTGCGGTAAGTTCTTACCCTATAAGAAGTGGTAA
- a CDS encoding ABC transporter ATP-binding protein gives MSVTPVNHATPLTPEDTFSDTAQLSIRNVTKVFHGKQSLLNKVTGKKSKDYVAIEDISLDIEPNTFVSIIGPSGCGKSTLLDMIAGLSPVTSGEIRLNGMPITGPGPDRGMVFQSYALMPWMTVEENLYFAVETVYPDMPKKQIKRTIKEHIQLVGLSGAEKKHPHEISGGMKQRVGIARALAINPQMLLMDEPFGALDALTRGFLQDEIERIWERERKTVIMITHSIDEALLLSDRIIMMTRGPAAGVDEILDVPFPRPRNREELDQYPAYHDLKVEMERHLSRETRAVEAARVTR, from the coding sequence ATGAGTGTTACTCCTGTGAATCACGCAACTCCCCTTACACCGGAAGATACTTTTTCTGATACGGCTCAACTTTCGATTCGTAATGTGACAAAGGTCTTCCATGGTAAGCAAAGTTTACTGAATAAGGTCACTGGCAAAAAATCTAAGGATTATGTGGCGATCGAGGATATTAGCCTTGATATTGAGCCTAATACCTTTGTTTCGATTATTGGACCCTCTGGCTGTGGTAAATCCACGTTGCTCGATATGATTGCGGGTCTCTCTCCCGTAACGTCTGGTGAAATTCGCCTGAATGGTATGCCGATTACTGGGCCAGGGCCAGACCGGGGCATGGTGTTTCAAAGTTATGCATTGATGCCTTGGATGACGGTAGAGGAAAATCTCTATTTTGCGGTGGAAACGGTTTATCCGGATATGCCTAAAAAGCAGATCAAACGCACGATTAAGGAGCATATCCAATTAGTGGGTTTATCTGGTGCGGAGAAAAAGCATCCTCATGAAATTTCAGGTGGTATGAAACAGCGGGTGGGTATTGCCCGTGCTCTGGCGATTAATCCACAAATGTTGTTGATGGATGAGCCGTTCGGAGCATTGGACGCGTTGACCCGTGGTTTCCTGCAGGACGAGATCGAACGTATCTGGGAGCGGGAACGCAAAACGGTGATCATGATTACCCACAGTATTGACGAGGCGCTGCTTCTGTCCGATCGCATCATCATGATGACCCGTGGCCCTGCTGCTGGTGTGGATGAGATTTTGGATGTTCCTTTCCCTCGTCCTCGCAATCGTGAGGAGTTGGATCAGTATCCGGCTTACCACGATCTGAAGGTTGAGATGGAGCGTCATCTATCTCGCGAAACTCGTGCTGTTGAAGCGGCAAGGGTCACTCGTTAA
- the ntrB gene encoding nitrate ABC transporter permease — translation MAVTSKRLPKSAYARPKESIWQNENFLAFLLFVGSLAIFLGGWEIGARAGILAKGMPTASKTIQELWWWTTHPFFDNGPNDLGIGWNLLISLRRVAIGYIAASFVAVPLGILIGISPIASKAFNPFIQLLKPVSPLAWLPLGLYILRDSEQTGVFIIFISSIWPTLINTAFGVANVNKEYLDVSKTLGASRLRTIFKVIIPAALPNILSGLRISMGIAWLVIVAAEMLLGTGLGYFIWNEWNNLYIPNILVAIFIIGLVGLILDSGFAAVEKFVAFGRK, via the coding sequence ATGGCAGTTACGAGTAAACGACTACCAAAATCGGCCTATGCCAGGCCGAAAGAATCAATTTGGCAGAATGAGAATTTTCTAGCCTTTCTACTCTTTGTTGGCTCTCTGGCTATTTTTCTAGGAGGATGGGAAATCGGTGCTCGCGCGGGAATTCTCGCCAAGGGCATGCCCACTGCATCGAAAACCATCCAGGAACTATGGTGGTGGACAACCCATCCGTTCTTCGATAATGGCCCTAACGATCTAGGTATTGGTTGGAATTTATTGATTAGCCTCCGACGGGTGGCGATCGGTTATATTGCGGCTTCTTTTGTTGCTGTACCGCTAGGGATTTTAATCGGTATTTCTCCTATTGCCAGCAAAGCCTTTAACCCTTTTATCCAGCTTCTTAAACCTGTTTCGCCTCTTGCATGGTTGCCTCTTGGTCTTTATATCTTGCGAGACTCTGAACAGACTGGTGTTTTTATCATCTTCATTTCCAGTATTTGGCCAACGCTGATCAACACTGCTTTTGGTGTAGCGAACGTCAATAAAGAGTATTTAGATGTTTCAAAGACTTTAGGTGCTTCTCGGCTCCGCACCATCTTTAAAGTGATTATCCCTGCAGCTCTACCCAATATTTTGTCGGGTCTGAGGATCAGTATGGGTATCGCTTGGCTGGTAATTGTGGCAGCAGAAATGCTCCTAGGTACAGGTCTTGGTTACTTTATCTGGAATGAATGGAATAACCTTTATATCCCGAATATTTTGGTGGCGATTTTCATCATTGGCTTAGTTGGTCTAATTCTGGATAGTGGTTTTGCGGCTGTCGAAAAATTTGTTGCATTTGGTCGAAAATAA